The Legionella spiritensis DNA segment ATTACGGCAAATACCTTTACGCAAAGTCGTGGTTATTCATTGTAATCACGCGCGGGAAATTGATAATTCCGTGCGGGATGTCTGCCTGGCATTGGTGGAGACGGGATGTCACTTGCTGAATCAATCCGTACTTCTTAAAGGCGTTAACGACGATGCGGACGTGTTGGCCGAGTTGAGCGAGGCGCTTTTTGATTGCCGGATATTACCCTATTATTTACATCTTCTGGATAAGGTAGCCGGTGCGGCCCATTTTGATGTCCCCAAAGAGCGTGCCCTGGCAATTTATCGCCGGTTGCAAACCTTGCTCCCCGGTTATCTGGTACCGAAACTGGCCAGGGAAGAACCCGGAAAACACCACAAGACGTTAATGATCTAGGGCGTGTCCTCATTCTGTTTCGCGAGCTAAAAGTTGGGATAATTTAGCGCAAATTGCAGATTGAATGAGGAGAATAGCCAGCCCTGTTTGACGAATTCAAACTGTAATTTGAGCAAATTAGTACAGGTTTTAGTCGTGAAACAGAATGAGGACACGCCCTAGGTTCCGTGAACAAAATTTCTAACGCATCCATATCAGCGCTCCGGCAAAGTGAATAAACCCTAAGAATGCTGAAATGGTTTTATCGAAACGTGAAAAAACCCTGCGGAAATGCTTTATTTTTGAGAAAAAAGTTTCGATTAAGAACCGCTCTTTATAGACCTCGTTATCAATTTTTCTTGGACATTTTACATGCTTTCTCGATGGGATCACCGGACAACAATTATGACTCTTCAGGGAGCTAATGAATGGCTGTGAATCATATCCTTTATCAGCAAGTACTAATGTATTGCGCTGTTCTTTTAGCAATTCAGCCGCTTGAGTAATGTCGTTTCTGTGTCCGCCTGTTAGAGTAAATCGAATAGGGTTACCTAACCCATCAACCACAGCATGTATTTTGGTAGTAAAGCCCCCTTTACTACGGCCCAGTGCCTGAGCTTCGTTTCCTTGTTTGCTATAGCCTGATGCGCAAGCATGAGCACGCACAATCGTTGCATCGATCATAACGGCCTGATCATCAATATCACTGACTGAACACATTAATTCAGACCAAATGCCTCGATCAGACCAAGCTTTATATCGTCTGTGAACCTGGCGCCAATGCCCATAATAATCAGGAAGAAGACGCCATTGACATCCCGTCCGCAATATATACCAAATCCCTTCTATAAATCGGCGCAATCTCTTTTCTTCTTGTGTATGAAGACCTTTTATTCCTCGCAAAAAAGAATAGAGTCGGTTCCATACTTGCTCTGATATGTTATTATTCATTTTGGCAGTTTTTTAGTGATTTTTCGACGGCAAATCGTATTTCACTATAGAAACTGCCTTTTTTTCAACTAATTAGAAATTTTGTTCACGGAACCTAGGTTCTGTGAACCAATTTTTTCCGATCGAAAACAAAGCAACTATTGTTGCGCAACAAATAATAATGTCTTGTAGCCCGTCATGAAGGCGAAGCCGTAATGCGGGAAAACGTTCATAAGTGGCACATCAAACCCGCAATACGGCCGTAGGCCTCCTTACGGGCTACTGTTTTTTCGCAAAAAATGGTGCGAAGAAAATTTTTGTTCACGGAGCCTGGTACTGTTTCCATGTAATTTTGCAAGATGGTGTTGAACATTGTGCTCTATTTTTGTGTCATCTCCGCGAAGGCGGGGGATCCATTTTTATAATGGCACGCGCCACCAGATAGTTGGATTCCCGCCTTCGCGGGAATGACAGAACCTTGCAAAATGAAATGGAAACAGTACTGGGAAAAATCGCTCAGGAAGTTTTGGTTGCGTATTGCTGGATTAATTTTTCCTGCGCGCTGTAGTTACCGCCGGTTAACGCCTTGTAACTGCCGTTGGCCTGCATTTCCCAGGCATTGCTGTTGTCTTTCAGGTAGTTTTTCAGGATTTCATTCTTGATGCGTTTTTGACAATTTTCATCAAGAATAGGAAACATAATTTCAATACGGCTATAGAGATTGCGCTCCATCAGATCCGCACTGGAACAAAAATAAAGTTCTTCCTCATTCTTGCGGAAATAATAGATCCTATGATGTTCCAGAAAACGACCGACAATCGAGATCACGCGAATATTATCGGAAATCTTTGGAATACCGGGTTTCAGACAGCACAGGCTGCGTACCAGCAGGATAATTTTGACGCCTGCCTGGGACGCTCGATACAAGGCTTTGATCATGGTCTTGTCGGTTAAGCCGTTGACTTTGATCTGTATTTCAGCGTCTTTACCGTCTTTTGCGACGTTGATGCAATCTTCAATCTGCTGCAACAGGTTTTTTTGCAAGGTAAAAGGGGAGTGGCATATGGCTTTCAGTTTTACGGTTTTGCCCAGTCCGGTGAGTTGCTGGAAAATAATCTGGGTGTCCCCCGCTATCGCGGCCTCCGAGGTTAATAAACCGATGTCGGTATAGCGTTTCGCTGTTTGTTCATGGTAGTTTCCTGTGCCCAGATGAACATAGCGTTTCAGTTTTCCGTGGGTTTTACGAACGACCAGTGTCATTTTGGCGTGTGTTTTATAACCCATCACCCCATAGAGTACCAGTACGCCGGCTTCATGAAGGGTGTTGGCCAGCTTGAGGTTGGATTCTTCATCAAAACGGGCACGTAGTTCGACGACCGCGGTCACTTCCTTGCCGGAGCGGGCCGCTTCAATCAGGGCCTGTACCATCATTGAATCCGAGCGGGTACGGTACAACGTTTGCTTGATGGCAAGCACATTGGGATCGGCGGCTGCTTGCCGTACGAAATCAACCACCACATCAAAGCTCTGGTAAGGATGGTGCAGCAGGATATCGCGTTCATCAAGGACGTTAAACAGATTGCGTTTTTGCTGTCCCAGAAAGGGGTACTGAACGACAAGAGGCGGATAGTTTAAATCCGGCCTGTCAATGTTGTTGACTACATTATAATAACGTTGCAGATTAACCGGCCCCGCACAATAATAACTGTCCTCATGATGAAGATGGTGTTTCTGGAGAAGAAAACCCACGATAGGAGCCGGACATTGCTTGTCTATTTCAAGACGGACTACATGCCCGTAATGTCGGGAAAATAATTCCCTTTGCATGGCGACGGCCAAATCGTCAATTTCTTCTTCGCGTAAAAACAGATCGCTGTTGCGTGTCAGGCGAAAGGGATAGCAACCGTTAATTTCCATGCCAGGAAACAGGCGGTGAATGTGGGTCTGTATTATGGAGGACAGGTGGACAAAATAGATTTTCCCGTCGGTACATAATTCGGAAGGCAAGTGAATCATCCTCGGCAGGGAGCGTGGTGCGTGTACGACGGCGTAATCGATGCTGCGATCAAACGCGTCCCGGCCTTGCAAGGCGATGATAAAATTTAAGCTTTTGTTAAAAAGACGGGGGAAAGGATGGGCTAAATCCAGGGCGATGGGGCTTAATATGGGTAATATTTCGTTTTTAAAATAGTGTTTGGCCCATAATTGTATATCGTCATTCCATTCGCTGGTGTTGAGGAAATAAATATTTTCCTTGCGCATGGCCGGCAGGAGCTGTTTGTTATAAACCTCGTACAATTCATCGCTAAGCAAATGCGCTTTCTTGCTGAGATGCGACAGGATTTCTTCCGCGCTTAAGCCATCAATATTTACCTGATGGGTGGATAAGGCAATTTTTTCTTTCAGGCCCGCGACCCTTATTTCAAAGAATTCGTCGAGATTGCCGGAACATATGCACAGAAAGCGCATGCGTTCCAATAGTGGGATCCGCTCATTTTTCGCCAGCAGGAATACCCGTTCGTTGAACGCAAGGGCCGAGAATTCCCGGTTAATATAATATTCCGGATTGTCCAGAGCATCACTCACGACGGCTCTCCCTCTTAGGTATTTATTACATTCTGTTTCATTTTACACAAGCAATAGTCTTGCCAGGCACACAGATTCTGTGAACAAAATTTTTTTCGCACCATTTTTTGCGAAAAAGTAGTAGCCCGTAAGGAGGCCTGCGGCCGTATTGCGGGTTTGATGTGCCAATTAGGAACGTTATCCCGCATTACGGCTGCGCCTTCATGGCGGGCTACAAGACATTATTATTTGGTGCGCAACAATAGTTGCCTTGTTTTTGATCGAAGAAAAATTGGTTCACAGAGTCTATCGTACCAGAAAAAAACAGATACCGATAAACCCGATAAACCCCCAAAACGGTGATAATTGCAGATAGACCAGCGCCAGAAAAAATAACAGGGAAGCGACGATCATCGGCAACGACACATAGACCCCGACAACGCCCTGCCCGATGGAAAACGTGGCGGCAGCCAGCAACGCTAGCGCGCCATATTGAACCGAGACCATAATTTTGTGAGTTACCGGACCATGGTGGGTGATAAGAAGCCGATAACCGACCAGAGCCAGTAATAATCCCGGTAAGTTGATGCAGGCAACGGCGAGTAGCAGCCCCGAAATCCCCGCGGCCTTATAGCCGATGAGTGCGGAGAGTTTCACAGCGGTTAAACCCGGGAACAGAAATGTGGAACTGACCATATTAATGAATTCCTCGGGCGCCACCCAATGACGATAGGTAACCGCTTCGTATTCGATTAATTTCAGCATGGAATTACCACCGCCCAGGGAAATCAAACCGATTTTCCCGAAACTGCACATGATGGCGAACAGTGTTTTAATCATGAATAATCTCTTGCTTTAAAAATGGCACATAACCACAGGGTGTTTGTTTGGGAAAAAGATGATTGCTGATTTGCGTGACCAGCGATGCGCAGCGGCCTTCGACGCAGGCGCTGAAAAAAGTGCCGAGATCCGTGTCAAGGCGCGATAATTCCATTTTTATTGTCGGTTTGCTGTCAAATCGATAGATGAGCGCTTCTTTCTCCACGGTGACGGGTCTTGAGTTCTGTTCCAGCAAGGTGAGCAGCTGACCGGCGGATATGTTTGACGCGGCAGGTATTGGCGTGTCGGGGGACAACAGACGCACATTTATTTTTTTACCGAATCCTTGCAGCGATTCGCTCTCTTGCAGGAGGGGTTTATAAAGCCATTCCCCGCGTCTTTGCTTCAGATTAAAATCATAATCGGCGAGCAGGTAATAGGTATCGCTACGATGTTTGCTTTCATAATGGGAAAGATTCAGGTATGTCTCATCCAATCCATGCACGGTAATGATGGCGTCTTCTGGCCAGAAAAAACGTGATTCCCACCGCAGTGACTCCTTGTCGGCATGAGGTAGTGACGGGAATGGGATTTTGCTGCCCGTATCAATTTCAAAATTCCATACCAGACGTGTGCTCATACTAAAACCCTTGTGAAACAAACTATTACGCTAGTCTATTCATGGATGGATGGCAATAGGAGCGGCGACTGTCTAATCTTTCCCATGATTTTTTGTATTTAATACGGGCAAAGTGGTTTTTAATTTTTCTTTCATCATATTCTCTTAATAATTGGTCTTTATACTGGTTATATTTAATTGAACCCTGGGTATGTCCGGCATACCGGTTATGAGAGTTGTGATGTTAATAGCCGATAGCAAAAAAAGCCTTAGTCAGTTTATTCTGGATTTATGTGGTTTCACTCTGGATAACGCTCAAGTTTCTTCCGAAACCTATGCGTTTCATCTGCATATTGCCTTCAGACGACAAACGATTCTGCAGGCTGATAAATGGGATGAATTGTGCCAGGCCGTCAGCAGCAAGCCTTTGTATTGGGAAGATCCGCTCAGTACATCCTTGCAGAGAGAGTTGAACGATTTTGCCCAGAGTATCGTTGATGAGGTGGTGCGGGCGAAAGCGGATCCCTGGGCTATCAAACTGCTCAAAACCGGCTATTTGAGCAATCTGGATAAAGCGCGGAAAAACAGTGAGCTGGCTATCAAGAAGCTGATGAATACGCCGATTGATCAATCCATCTACAGAGGTCCAATTGAGGACCCCTCTCTGGAAAAATACGTTGAGGCCCTTAAAGCGCATATCACCTATCTGGATTCATTACTGGCCCTGCCCTTTGTTCTGGAAAAATTCTGCATCCGGATGGCTGAAAACAAGGGTGTTAATTATTTGCCTAAAAAAAGCACGGAGATGCTCACCGCCATTCTGGACACCATGGATCAGGCGATCGGTGCAGAGGGGGTTGCCTCAGGTATTTCGATTGAGGCGTTAAAAATTGCCGTTCAAATCACCATGCCGGAATTACCGATAGACGGTGAATTAATAGACACTATTTCCAGGGAATTATTACCGTTTCTGAATCAGGTTATTGAAAATAATCAATTACTGGAACGCTGCAAGAAAAACATATTCCCTGCAAAAAATCCTGAGATGAGCCGTGCCCGTCAGGAGTTGCTGGCATCGATGGGCGTGCATTTCGATTCCCTGCAATCCATCGTGGAAAATACCTTGCTGCAACCGATTCAGGAATGTGCCAACCTGGCTGCCGGAGTGGAGGGTTTGGCTTATGAAACCATCGATGTGATTCGGAAAGACAATATTGTCGATCGCATGGAAGGCATCGGAAAAATGTTTTCCAACCTTGAGCAGATAGTCGGCGTTTCAGAGTCGCTTGACAGCGATTTGCTGCCGCCCTGGTTGCTGGAAGCACGAAAATATTACGAACAACTGCGCAAAGTCAATGGCGTAGTGGAAAAAACGGCTGCCGCCGTCAACCAGGGATTCGGGATATTTTACAATGGCGTGGCTTATTTTATTCCCGAATCCGTCCGGCAGTATTTTAATGAACCGGATTCCTACCGAAAAGTATTGTCTACTATTGCACGCGGAAAATCTGAAGTTCGTGTTGAATCGATTTTGGCGTACCTGTCCTTTTTTGAACTCGCTAAAGCCGGTGGTATTTATGATCCCCTCGATTCGTTCGACGCTTTACGGGAACGTTTTTTTTATGCGTACATGGGGGAGTTGCAAAAAACCACCGAAGGACTTTCTGTCGATTATAAAAAGTATAAAAAACTGGAAGAATTTTTTGCTGACATAAAACTGGAAAAGCCATTGGCCGAAAGGATCGAGGCTTTCGCCACCTCGGCGTTCGATTCGGAAGATGCGTTGCCAAAATCCTTGCGTGGGGCGGTGGCGCCTGCACAATTTGACATGCTGGTCATGATTCATCGTTTAAAGGATTTGGAAGCCGCGTTTGATGATGACACAGAGATAGATATTGCCAGGCAGGAACTTGCTTTGAAAGAGTTAACCGCGGCATTGGCGATGGTTAAAGAAGTCGGCAATGAAAGCATCACGGCCTTTGGCAACGAATTTTTACAGCCGGCGGCGGAAAGGGTTTTGCTGCGGTTTATGCAAAGGCAATTTATACCGCTTCTGGAGCAGGTCATTGATCGCCCTGAACCGAAAATCAGAGTTAATAAAGCCTATGTTAAAAATCTGTCTGATATTTACTCAAAATTAAAGTCAGGAGTTTTATTATCATCCAAAGAGTTTCGCCAGCTCAAAGACTGCTTTGGGGACAGTGACGAATTTGTGGCCATCAAACCTCCCTTTGACGTGGCAAAATCCTTGAAAACCGCTTTGAATGGTTTTTCATCCGGCAAGGCAAAAGCACCCGCATGGGAAATTTGCGAAACGCCTCATCAGAAACTAATCGCAACCATCAAACATTCGTTACACACCGTAAAACCGGTGCTTGAACAAATCAGTAGCGGTTTGGAACGACAGTTGGATGCCTGTAAATTGTTGCAGGAGTTGAGTGAAGAGGGATCTGATTTATC contains these protein-coding regions:
- a CDS encoding IS5 family transposase, producing MNNNISEQVWNRLYSFLRGIKGLHTQEEKRLRRFIEGIWYILRTGCQWRLLPDYYGHWRQVHRRYKAWSDRGIWSELMCSVSDIDDQAVMIDATIVRAHACASGYSKQGNEAQALGRSKGGFTTKIHAVVDGLGNPIRFTLTGGHRNDITQAAELLKEQRNTLVLADKGYDSQPFISSLKSHNCCPVIPSRKHVKCPRKIDNEVYKERFLIETFFSKIKHFRRVFSRFDKTISAFLGFIHFAGALIWMR
- the ppk1 gene encoding polyphosphate kinase 1, whose translation is MSDALDNPEYYINREFSALAFNERVFLLAKNERIPLLERMRFLCICSGNLDEFFEIRVAGLKEKIALSTHQVNIDGLSAEEILSHLSKKAHLLSDELYEVYNKQLLPAMRKENIYFLNTSEWNDDIQLWAKHYFKNEILPILSPIALDLAHPFPRLFNKSLNFIIALQGRDAFDRSIDYAVVHAPRSLPRMIHLPSELCTDGKIYFVHLSSIIQTHIHRLFPGMEINGCYPFRLTRNSDLFLREEEIDDLAVAMQRELFSRHYGHVVRLEIDKQCPAPIVGFLLQKHHLHHEDSYYCAGPVNLQRYYNVVNNIDRPDLNYPPLVVQYPFLGQQKRNLFNVLDERDILLHHPYQSFDVVVDFVRQAAADPNVLAIKQTLYRTRSDSMMVQALIEAARSGKEVTAVVELRARFDEESNLKLANTLHEAGVLVLYGVMGYKTHAKMTLVVRKTHGKLKRYVHLGTGNYHEQTAKRYTDIGLLTSEAAIAGDTQIIFQQLTGLGKTVKLKAICHSPFTLQKNLLQQIEDCINVAKDGKDAEIQIKVNGLTDKTMIKALYRASQAGVKIILLVRSLCCLKPGIPKISDNIRVISIVGRFLEHHRIYYFRKNEEELYFCSSADLMERNLYSRIEIMFPILDENCQKRIKNEILKNYLKDNSNAWEMQANGSYKALTGGNYSAQEKLIQQYATKTS
- a CDS encoding chromate transporter; its protein translation is MIKTLFAIMCSFGKIGLISLGGGNSMLKLIEYEAVTYRHWVAPEEFINMVSSTFLFPGLTAVKLSALIGYKAAGISGLLLAVACINLPGLLLALVGYRLLITHHGPVTHKIMVSVQYGALALLAAATFSIGQGVVGVYVSLPMIVASLLFFLALVYLQLSPFWGFIGFIGICFFLVR